CTTGCTAAGGATAATAATTATGGAGCGACGGCGCTGAAATACGACTGTTCCTATCAGCAGGTGCGCAACTGGGTGCTCCGTTATGAGAGCATGGGCCCCGCCGGCCTTGAAGACCGTCGTGGACGGCGGATTGGAACCCTGCCAGCCCGGACACCAGAGGAAAAGCAGCGCCACAGGATTGCAGAACTGGAACACAAGAACCGCGACCTTCAGATGGAGAACGACCTGTTAAAAAAATCAGAGAGTTAGAGATGAAAGATCGCTCTCTCTGACTCGACATCCCTACAAATACCAAGCGATCAAAGAACTGACTGAAGCCAAGCACTACCCCCTGCAAAAGCTCTGTCAGTGCCAGCGGCTTTCGCGCAGCGCGTATTATCGCTGGCTTAAAGGTCCTGTCAGCTTCAGTGAGAAGTACAATACCGAGCTCTCCGAGAAGATCAAGGCCATTCATGAGAACCATCCGGATATGGGTTACCGGCGAATCAGGGACGAACTGGAAAGGAATCACGGCATCGCAGTGAACGATAAGCGGGTACTCAGGATCTGTCGCGGAGAGCGTATTCAATCCACGATCAAGTGGAGGCCAAAGAGCTGCACCAGAAGCAGCCAAGACCCTGCACATATCGCCAAAAACTATCTCAACCGTGACTTTCACGCAGACGCACCGAACGAGAAATGGCTGACGGATGTCACTGAGTTCAAGTATTACGTCGGGGGGAACGCTCACAAAAGTATATCTGAGTGCCATACTGGATCTCTATGATCGCAGGATCGTGGCATATAAAATCGGCGAGCATAATGACAATCCGCTGGTTATGAGCACGTTTGATGAAGCTGTAGAGCGTGAGCCCGAGGCACATCCATTGTTTCACAGTGACCGAGGCTTCCAGTACACGAGCAAACAGTTCTCGGGGAGACTAAAGAGAAACCGAATGAAGCAGAGCATGTCCAGAGTAGCCCATTGCATTGACAATGGGCCTATGGAAGGCTTCTGGGGGATCCTGAAGCGTGAAATGTACTACAGGAAACGCTTCACCTCAAAGATGGATCTGGTGAAGACCATAGAGTCATACATCAGGTATTACAACACGGAGCGGTTCCAACGGAAACTGAATCTGATGACACCTGCCGAATACCATGCAAGCTTCTATACTGCGGCGTAAAAGAACCGCCAGCCGATTACTCGACTGGCGGTACGGGACTTTTTGATTTTTCACTGTCCTATTGACGGGGAGCAGACAGACCAACTGGGCCGGAGCTTTTGCGTTCAGTATCAGTAAGCTGGAAGGCGCTACAGCCGTTCGCAGACCGAGTGGGCGGCCACTAAGCCGCTGGCGGCCGCCTGAATGATTCCCCGGCTGACGCCAGCCCCGTCGCCGACCATGTAAAGCCCGCGGACGGACGGCACCTCAAGGGTAGTGTTCAGCTGGACGCGGAGCGAGTACAGCTTGATCTCCACGCCGTAGAGAAGCGTGTCGTTCTGGTTGACGCCCGGCATGATGGCGTTGAGTGCGTCGAGGAACTCGACGATTGACGTCATGTGCCGGTGCGGCAGGACGAGGCTCAGGTCGCCCGGCTCGGCCGGGCCGGTCTGTTCCACCATGCCCCGGGCGATTCGGTCCGGCGTGGAGCGCCGGCCGTCCCGCAGGTCGCCGAGACGCTGAACGAGGATCCCGCCGCCGGCCAGCATGTTGGCCAGCCGGGCGATATGGGTCGCGTAGCCGATCGGGTCGCCGAACGGCTGGGTGAAGTTCTTCGTCACCAGAATGGAGAAGTTGGTGTTGTTCGACTTGGTGTTCTTGAGGCTGTGGCCGTTGACGGTCACCAGCTTGTGGGCCTTGTTGAACTCGCTGACCACGAACCCCGATGGGTTCATGCAGAAGGTGCGCACCCGGTCGTCGAACGTGGGGGTGTTGTACAGGCATTTGACCTCGTAGAAGTCTCGAGTCAGGTCCTGGCAGACGCTGTCTGGGACTTCCACTCGGACGCCCACGTCGACCGGCATGGAGGCGATGGGCAGTTCAAGCCGCCGGATCACCGTTTCCAGCCAGCTGGCTCCGTCCCGGCCCGGCGCGGCGATGACCGTTTTGCTCTCGATCCGCTCGCCCTTGGCCGTCACGACGCCCTTGGCCTGTCCGTCCTCGATGATCACGTCGGAGACGAACGTGTCCATACGAATGTCGCACAGCGCTTTGAGGTGGTGATACATGGCGTCCAGTACTTCCCGGCTGGCGTCCGTGCCGATGTGGCGGATCTTGGCCGGGAGGACTTTGATCCCCACGGCGGCGGCCCGGTGAATGGTGTCCCGCACGGCCTGTCCCGACGGCTCGTAGAATTTTGGGTCGGCGCCGAAGTGGACGAACGTGCTGTCGACCCGTTCGATCAGCTCGGCCACGCTTGCCCGGCCGATGTACTCTTCCAAGTTGCCGCCGTACCCGGTGGTGATGGTGAGCTTGCCGTCGGAAGCGCTTCCGGCGCCGCCCCACCCGGAGACGATGGCGCAGCTGGGACAGTTCACGCAGCTGGAAACCTTGCCTTCGAGTATTGGGCACTTGCGCTGCTTGATGAGCCGTCCTTTATCAATGATGAGAACGCGCTTGCCCTGTTCGGTGAGGCTGAGCGCGGCAAAAACGCCGGCAGGTCCGGCGCCGACAATCACCGCATCGTAAATCATCCTGTTCCCCCTCTTGGCTGTTTCACGGCGATCGGGGCTCTGCCCCGAAGGTCCAACTCATTATAACAGAGCGCCGGGGCGCCGCGCCGGGTATAATGTCAGTGCGGCGCGATGATGCCGTGAAAAGGAGGACTGTCATGAAAGACTATCGGGGAACCGCGCTCTTCGTGGGAGCGCTCGCTTCTTCGGGCGACGGACTGATCACCGCCCTGCGGACTTTTGAGGCGCTTGGCGTCCGCGGCCTGGGCGCCGCGACGACCGTGCTGGCTTCGGGCCGCGACGGGGCTATTCGTCATGAGCTGCCGGCGGAGTGCGTGGCCGCTCAAATACAGGAAATTACAGCCGGGGCGGTCGGCTCGGTGATGGTCGGGACGGTGGACCGGGAAAACATCGTCGAGCCTTTGGCCGCCGCGCTAAGGGAGATCCCGAACGCGAAATTGGTGCTTGACCCGTTCCGAATGCTCCAGTCAGGCGTCCCGGACTCGGATAAGTCGACCCTTGAAGTGGTTAAAGGCGGCCTGCTGCCGCTGGCGACCGTGGCGGTGTTCAACTCGCCGGAGGCAAGCCTCGTGAGCGGCCTTCCGATCGAAACGGAGGACGCCCTGCAGGAGGCGGCCCGGTGCATCGCCGATATGGGCCCCGTGTCGGTGCTGGTGACTGGCGGCCGGCTTGACGGCCAAACCGTGACCGACGTGCTGTGGCACGCCGGTCAGGCGAAAGTTTGGCACGGTCCAAGGCTTGACTCGCCGCGCCCGGTCGGCTTGGGCGATATCCTGAGCGCCGCCGTCGCGGCCGAACTGGCCGCTGGAAGCTCTATAGAAAACGCTGTCGATGCGGCGCTGGCCTTTGTCCGCGCTCAGCTCGGCGGGGACGTTTCAGAGGTCAAATAGCGTATAGTTTAACGATACGGCAGGGCCGAGAGCGCAAGCGATTGCGCTCTCGGCCCTGCTTTTTATCAGTAGGCCAGCTAGCTTGACTGACGCGGCGGCGGGGAATAAAATTTTAAAGAAATTATCATTTTCATTCTGAATAAGAATGAAAAGAGGGGGAGAAGCCGTGCCGTTAGTTTTAGGGGTTGATATTGGTTCGGTGGGCGCCAAGGCGGCACTGTTTGACGGTCAGATTCTGGGAACCGACCTGATTCCGACGGGGTGGAGCCCCGGCGAGTCTGGCCGCCAGCTGACCCAGCGGCTTCTGACGTCGTGCGGCGTCGAGACCGGGCAGCTGACGGGCATTGTGGCTACCGGGTACGGGCGTAAAACGTTCCTTGACGCGACCCGCAAGGTGACCGAGATCACCTGTCACGCTCGGGGGGCGCGCTTTCTCTCCCCTGACGTTCGGACGGTAATCGACATCGGCGGGCAGGACAGCAAGGTCATCGCGATGGACGCGTCGGGAGTGGTGAGCGACTTCGCGATGAACGACCGCTGCGCGGCCGGAACGGGCCGGTTTATTCAGATGGCCGCCGCCGCGCTGGGGTTCCAGATGGACGAGTTCCTCAACATTCCACTTCAGGGGGAGGAACTGCCCATTTCGAGCATGTGCGCCGTGTTCGCCGAAACCGAGCTGGTGAACCACCTGGCCCAAGGGGCTAACCGGGAGTCCTTGGCGAGGGGAATTTTCAGGTCCATATCGACCCGGGTAGCGGGAATGCTGGGCCGTCTGGGTTGGCAGCCGCCGATTTTCTTCTCCGGCGGGCTGGCCCGGTCGGAAGCGCTTCGAGTCATGCTGTCACAGGTTCTTCAGTGCGACGTGGCGGTGGACTCTCGGTCTCAGTTCGCAGGCGCCATAGGGGCGGCGCTGATTGGTTGGGAGGGGAAGGCATGAGGTCGATCAGTCAAGTTGTGGCGGAAATGAGAGAGCACGCCAAAGACGGCGTGATTCAGGTGAAGGAGTTCAAAGAATCGGGCGGCATCGTGGTGGGGTGCTACTGCACCTATATGCCGTGGGAGATCGTCAACGCGTCTGGCGCGGTTTCGGTCAGCCTGTGCTCGAAGAACGACGCGGCGATCCCGGCGGCGGAAGAGCACCTGCCGAGAAACCTGTGCCCGCTGATTAAGGCCAGTTACGGACACGCGCTTCGGGGAAGCTGCCCGTACTTCCATTTCTGCGACGTGGTGGTCGGAGAGACGACCTGCGACGGCAAGCGGAAGATGTACGAGCTGATGCAGGGCATAAAAAAGGTGTACATGATCGACCTGCCGCATCAGGCCGACCGGCCGCAGGACTTTGAACTCCTTCGGAGGGAGTACGAGGCGTTTCGGAAGTTCATCGGCGAGCTGACCGGCAAGCCGATAACCGACGACGCCCTTCGGGCGTCGATCGCGCTGCGCAACCGGGAGCGCCGGGCGCTCCGCGAGATGTGGAACCTGTCAACGTGCGACGACCCGGCTCTGACCGGCCGGGAAGTTCAGGAGTTCGGCGACTACATGCAGACCCACTTCCACAAGGAAGAGGCGGTGAACTGGCTGGAGAACTGCGTCAAGGAGATTCAGACCGCTTGGGAAAACGGCGACCGGCGGGGCTTGACCGGCCCGAGGGTTCTCGTCACCGGCTGTCCGATTGGCGGGGCCATGAAGGTCGTCGACGCCATTGAGGCGGCCGGCGGCGTGGTCGTCTGCTACGAGAACTGCGGCGGCGAGAAGGAACTGGGCTATCTGGTCGACGAGACCGGCGATCCGATGGACGCGATCACCCGCAAGTACCTTTCCATCGGCTGTTCCATCATGAGCCCGAACTGCAATCGAATGGACGCCCTCAAGTACCTGATGGACCGGTACCGGGTCGCGGGGGTCGTGGACGTGACGCTCACGTCGTGCCATACCTACGCGGTGGAGACGTGGTCTGTCCGTCAGGTCGTCCAGTCGTCCGGTCGGGGCTATCTGGCCGTCGAGACCGACTACTCGGCCAGCGACAAGGAGCAGCTTTCCACCCGTCTGGGCGCGTTTGTGGAGATGCTGGAGTCGGCCAGCTGAGAGGCGGCTGGCGGCCAACAGGGCGGCGGGACTTTTGCGGGCTTTCCTCTTGTGCCGGAGCTGAACCGGTGATACGCTGACCCCGCGGAGGTGAGACCGTTGCTGTTGGAAAAACTCGACGTAACAACTGAGTCGGTGAAGGCCCTGCAGAGACAGGCGTTCTTCGTCGGCAGCCTGATGGTGTTTCTCGGCTGTGCCGTTTGGATCGTGTCGCTCGTCTTTTCCGTGGCGTTTCAGCGGGTGGCCGGCGTTGCCGTCCTGTTGGCGGCGGGAGCCGAGTTTGCCCTGTCGTTTCGGAGCGTCGGCACGGCGCGGAGCGTTGGCCGAATTTTCGCCGCAGTTCTGACCGTTTTGGGGGCCATCATGGTCTTTCTGCCCGAGGCGGGCGCGGCGACGCTGAGCGTCCTGATCGCGCTCTATTTCATCGCCGACGGGGTCATGAGGCTCGTCAGCTGGTGGCGGGTGAAGGCCGTTCCCGGCGCGTGGGGCCTGTTGGTCGGAGGGATCATCTCGGCCGTCTTGGCAGTTATTATCCTGTCCAACTGGCTCGGAGCCCGGACGGGGAACGTGCCTCGCGTGCTTCTCGGGGCCATGCTGGTTATTTCCGGCCTGTTGACGATTCGCCTGGCGCTGGGCTGCACGTCCTACGTGGAGCGGCGGGCGTCGGAGCAGAAGAGCTGACGGCGGTTGAAGCCGAAAAGAAAATTAAGGCGTTAAAAAGGCCTCCCGTTCTCTGCGAACGGGAGGCCTTGTTTTTATTCGACCCAGTAGTTGGGAGCTTCCTTGGTGACGACCACGTCGTGAGGGTGGTTCTCCTTCACCGAAGCGGCGGTAATCTGGACGAACCGGGCTTTTTCCCTGAGAGTCTCAAGGTCGGGGCTTCCTAAATACCCCATGCCAGCCCGAAGGCCGCCGACCAGCTGATAGATGACGTCGCCAGCCGAGCCCTTGTAGGCCGCCAGCCCTTCAATGCCCTCGGGGACGAGCTTGTTGTCCTTGGAGTTCTCCTGGAAGTACCGGTCCTTGCACGAGCCGCCCTTCATGGCGCCAAGCGAGCCCATGCCCCGATAGGTCTTATACGACCGGCCGCGGTAGATGATGACTTCGCCGGGGCTTTCTTCCGTTCCGGCCAGCAGCGAGCCGATCATCACGCAGTGAGCGCCGGCGGCCAGAGCCTTAACCATGTCGCCGGAGTAGCGAATGCCGCCGTCGGCGATGATCTTGCGGCCCGAGTTCCCTAGGGCGGAGGCCACGTTCAAGACCGCCGCGAGCTGGGGCACGCCGATACCCGCCACGATTCGGGTGGTGCAGATGGAGCCGGGGCCGACCCCGACTTTTACCGCGTCGGCGCCGTGCTCGATCAGGGCCTGAGCCGCGCCAGCCGTGGCGATGTTGCCGCCGATGACCTGAAGGTCCGGGTGACGGCGCTTGATGGCGCTGACCGTGTCCAGAACTTTTTTGGAGTGACCGTGCGCCGTGTCGACCACAATTAGGTCGACGTGGGCGCTCACCAGCGCGTCAACCCGCTCCATGACGTCGGCTCCCACGCCGACGCAGGCGCCGCAGCGCAGCCGGCCTGAAGAGTCCTTGGCCGCGTTGGGGAAGTCCTTGACTTTCTGCAGGTCCTTGATGGTGATGAGCCCTTTGAGCTTGCCGTTCTTGTCCACCAGCGGCAGCTTTTCAACCTTGACGTGCCGCAGGATTTCCTCCGCGTCGGCCAGCGTGGTTCCTTCGGGAGCGGTGATGAGCCCCTCTTTCGTCATGACGGCGCTGATCGGCTGGACGAAGTCGTCGATGAACCGCAGATCCCGGTTCGTGATGATGCCGACCAGTTTCATGTTGTGGTCCACCACCGGCACGCCGGAAATGTGGTAGTGGCTCATCAGGTCGAGGGCGTCCTGAACCGGGTTTTCCGGGTGCAGGTAGAACGGGTCCGTGATGACGCCCGCCTCGGACCGCTTGACCTTGTCCACCTCTCTGGCCTGGTCGTCGATGGACAGGTTCCTGTGGACGATGCCGATTCCGCCTTCCCGAGCGATCGCGATGGCCAGCCGGCCTTCCGTCACCGTGTCCATGGCGGCGCTGCAGATGGGGATATTGATTTTGATTTCCGGCGTGATCCACGAGTCAACGGCCACTTGGGCCGGCAGAACCTCGCTGTACTGCGGCTCGAGCAGCACGTCGTCGAAAGTGAAACCCTGATACGGC
This is a stretch of genomic DNA from Jonquetella anthropi DSM 22815. It encodes these proteins:
- a CDS encoding IS3 family transposase — its product is MAYKIGEHNDNPLVMSTFDEAVEREPEAHPLFHSDRGFQYTSKQFSGRLKRNRMKQSMSRVAHCIDNGPMEGFWGILKREMYYRKRFTSKMDLVKTIESYIRYYNTERFQRKLNLMTPAEYHASFYTAA
- a CDS encoding NAD(P)/FAD-dependent oxidoreductase is translated as MIYDAVIVGAGPAGVFAALSLTEQGKRVLIIDKGRLIKQRKCPILEGKVSSCVNCPSCAIVSGWGGAGSASDGKLTITTGYGGNLEEYIGRASVAELIERVDSTFVHFGADPKFYEPSGQAVRDTIHRAAAVGIKVLPAKIRHIGTDASREVLDAMYHHLKALCDIRMDTFVSDVIIEDGQAKGVVTAKGERIESKTVIAAPGRDGASWLETVIRRLELPIASMPVDVGVRVEVPDSVCQDLTRDFYEVKCLYNTPTFDDRVRTFCMNPSGFVVSEFNKAHKLVTVNGHSLKNTKSNNTNFSILVTKNFTQPFGDPIGYATHIARLANMLAGGGILVQRLGDLRDGRRSTPDRIARGMVEQTGPAEPGDLSLVLPHRHMTSIVEFLDALNAIMPGVNQNDTLLYGVEIKLYSLRVQLNTTLEVPSVRGLYMVGDGAGVSRGIIQAAASGLVAAHSVCERL
- a CDS encoding IS3 family transposase, with protein sequence MGYRRIRDELERNHGIAVNDKRVLRICRGERIQSTIKWRPKSCTRSSQDPAHIAKNYLNRDFHADAPNEKWLTDVTEFKYYVGGNAHKSISECHTGSL
- a CDS encoding acyl-CoA dehydratase activase, which produces MPLVLGVDIGSVGAKAALFDGQILGTDLIPTGWSPGESGRQLTQRLLTSCGVETGQLTGIVATGYGRKTFLDATRKVTEITCHARGARFLSPDVRTVIDIGGQDSKVIAMDASGVVSDFAMNDRCAAGTGRFIQMAAAALGFQMDEFLNIPLQGEELPISSMCAVFAETELVNHLAQGANRESLARGIFRSISTRVAGMLGRLGWQPPIFFSGGLARSEALRVMLSQVLQCDVAVDSRSQFAGAIGAALIGWEGKA
- a CDS encoding double-cubane-cluster-containing anaerobic reductase, which encodes MRSISQVVAEMREHAKDGVIQVKEFKESGGIVVGCYCTYMPWEIVNASGAVSVSLCSKNDAAIPAAEEHLPRNLCPLIKASYGHALRGSCPYFHFCDVVVGETTCDGKRKMYELMQGIKKVYMIDLPHQADRPQDFELLRREYEAFRKFIGELTGKPITDDALRASIALRNRERRALREMWNLSTCDDPALTGREVQEFGDYMQTHFHKEEAVNWLENCVKEIQTAWENGDRRGLTGPRVLVTGCPIGGAMKVVDAIEAAGGVVVCYENCGGEKELGYLVDETGDPMDAITRKYLSIGCSIMSPNCNRMDALKYLMDRYRVAGVVDVTLTSCHTYAVETWSVRQVVQSSGRGYLAVETDYSASDKEQLSTRLGAFVEMLESAS
- a CDS encoding helix-turn-helix domain-containing protein, encoding MRKARQTSQEERLEIVQYCLAKDNNYGATALKYDCSYQQVRNWVLRYESMGPAGLEDRRGRRIGTLPARTPEEKQRHRIAELEHKNRDLQMENDLLKKSES
- a CDS encoding HdeD family acid-resistance protein: MRPLLLEKLDVTTESVKALQRQAFFVGSLMVFLGCAVWIVSLVFSVAFQRVAGVAVLLAAGAEFALSFRSVGTARSVGRIFAAVLTVLGAIMVFLPEAGAATLSVLIALYFIADGVMRLVSWWRVKAVPGAWGLLVGGIISAVLAVIILSNWLGARTGNVPRVLLGAMLVISGLLTIRLALGCTSYVERRASEQKS
- a CDS encoding hydroxymethylpyrimidine/phosphomethylpyrimidine kinase encodes the protein MKDYRGTALFVGALASSGDGLITALRTFEALGVRGLGAATTVLASGRDGAIRHELPAECVAAQIQEITAGAVGSVMVGTVDRENIVEPLAAALREIPNAKLVLDPFRMLQSGVPDSDKSTLEVVKGGLLPLATVAVFNSPEASLVSGLPIETEDALQEAARCIADMGPVSVLVTGGRLDGQTVTDVLWHAGQAKVWHGPRLDSPRPVGLGDILSAAVAAELAAGSSIENAVDAALAFVRAQLGGDVSEVK
- the guaB gene encoding IMP dehydrogenase: MNIQEHFAPYQGFTFDDVLLEPQYSEVLPAQVAVDSWITPEIKINIPICSAAMDTVTEGRLAIAIAREGGIGIVHRNLSIDDQAREVDKVKRSEAGVITDPFYLHPENPVQDALDLMSHYHISGVPVVDHNMKLVGIITNRDLRFIDDFVQPISAVMTKEGLITAPEGTTLADAEEILRHVKVEKLPLVDKNGKLKGLITIKDLQKVKDFPNAAKDSSGRLRCGACVGVGADVMERVDALVSAHVDLIVVDTAHGHSKKVLDTVSAIKRRHPDLQVIGGNIATAGAAQALIEHGADAVKVGVGPGSICTTRIVAGIGVPQLAAVLNVASALGNSGRKIIADGGIRYSGDMVKALAAGAHCVMIGSLLAGTEESPGEVIIYRGRSYKTYRGMGSLGAMKGGSCKDRYFQENSKDNKLVPEGIEGLAAYKGSAGDVIYQLVGGLRAGMGYLGSPDLETLREKARFVQITAASVKENHPHDVVVTKEAPNYWVE